One Fusarium poae strain DAOMC 252244 chromosome 4, whole genome shotgun sequence DNA window includes the following coding sequences:
- a CDS encoding hypothetical protein (BUSCO:11019at5125), producing MAANMHHMAGAGQMMQQQPMRKPTPNQLQQIVYQNLVQHTQPFTGICWQANVAISDRMGKTMNLITNINLAMNGGDYMKGAEWGCNFEREAFHKSPTKEAYDQEMGQKILEFFKRRQANEPNLQNSINVNAQAQAQAQAMMSMQMGRGMGQGLQQGFQPMQHPTQGGQMGQGQQQLPMGAGMNMGMGMANQAGRGMGPGQQMVGMPAGQGRPQQTQMPQDMARLSQQDKLKVTELATKMLNTATEQQKANTRLQLQSRVSPAQLQEMTSQGRDPLMWFYQNQAFQVLKANMSRIQQQQQQQQGQPQQGMAQNGNNNQATMMQQQASQQSLRQQQSQLQQQQHQQQQQQQQQQGQQQHGAANNNQGNNDFSSFPSNMESIKAEQMNGLMAQQAGQMVVPANTAQNRNPTPQPGQNAANQQGPRPPQQQQPHQNMNIQQQMKINQAQQTQAQLQAQQMKQMQNQQGMGGNMQTSQSPGMNTLNTPVSRPGNNMNQAAGQGGVQFGDQRFNQGAQRPNSQAFHHMLAALPQEQRAIVSGLSPDKLNEVMQRWQNKRQEQMGPNGGQNTPGQMPNRPPGQMGQMNPNMGGQAPVGMQQSQGGVPMNGNQQQGPMARFNPSQQLAMMDSMDLPPQVLTQLQNQIPPEIKKWGPLKVWLQQNNIPPHMRNQLAAIQQKQFQLIIQRRAMMPQQQQQQPQGQQPGQQFSPQQQAQQQQQIGQSTANPGMQPGAGPGPNSLQAARQQFPAQILQAAPHEIQQVRASKPQFATLPEEQLRQMVIQMKKQGWINQHQQRLQQAQVSQQAQLQATRQGQQGMQNPMGVPQAPMQLQQPPQPNQTPQTQPVQASAAMGHNATPQQGGQKQPTVTPEQMRNARPQPVNNRAQPPNPSPAPAAKNLKRPSNDDALDVPEATKQVPARPASQPNQQQQPQAARPMNPQDLSSLTPDQRAQLLKVQMSRAGIQQPGNETMARLKALGQEEQRKSMQEVMNDIPMSQEEHNEMAAKLTKIVVDMTKIGRGLTKWYNITRDDTRAKLFFRMRWRILKQFADGDKMSILKNSFSIDSAEIAEARVVLEGMAKDLAAEMMARNMSMAKQHVTPPVQNAQPVQPPQAVPQPSQPRQTVPVVENARRGSAAKGGNKGSQVPPAPTTTQAPYEFGAGNPTYVGKPPVIDLVLPPSRKKPRPNGTPTQAATPSPKAGKKASPDARRVSETQVAHRPVLTCKEPECEFSTTGYSTEQALQQHILEEHTKPREDPLKFVQENLALALGLEPDGSKKAEAASMSVANSKQGQTPITTAATPVFNDGNMKRSASSMGKPQDNKAGVKAGATPKQVDVKPVDPMTTDPWANANIDPEMLVSNLGVERGNGIYDNPFYDYNALSYLTPRDTPESAKDTGSSEPNSDIPDSTSLEVNFDWHNVDSDLLRNMGNTNGGNINDMLAADAALLFDQPSLQEPDWDDVKMDCSKPFQFDTSQHYYMATS from the exons ATGGCGGCCAACATGCATCACATGGCTGGGGCCGGCCAGATgatgcagcagcagccgaTGAGGAAGCCGACACCCAATCAGCTCCAGCAAATAGTTTATCAGAACTTGGTTCAGCACACACAACCTTTTACTGGAATATGCTGGCAGGCGAATGTAGCAATCTCTGATCGTATGGGAAAAACCATGAATTT GATCACCAATATCAATCTTGCTATGAACGGTGGTGATTACATGAAAGGCGCAGAATGGGGCTGTAACTTTGAACGCGAAGCCTTTCACAAGTCTCCCACAAAA GAAGCCTACGACCAAGAGATGGGCCAAAAGATTTTGGAATTCTTTAAGCGGCGGCAGGCCAACGAGCCTAACCTCCAAAATAGCATAAACGTTAatgctcaggctcaggccCAAGCACAGGCGATGATGAGCATGCAAATGGGACGCGGCATGGGCCAAGGTCTGCAACAAGGCTTTCAGCCCATGCAACACCCAACGCAAGGTGGACAAATGGGACAAggacagcagcagcttccCATGGGTGCCGGCATGAATATGGGTATGGGCATGGCAAACCAGGCTGGTCGCGGCATGGGCCCGGGACAACAAATGGTCGGAATGCCTGCTGGACAAGGCCGCCCACAGCAAACTCAAATGCCCCAGGACATGGCCCGACTTTCACAGCAAGACAAACTCAAAGTTACAGAATTGGCCACAAAAATGTTAAATACTGCCACAGAGCAACAAAAGGCTAACACCCGCTTGCAACTCCAGTCTCGGGTTTCTCCTGCACAACTACAAGAGATGACGAGTCAAGGTCGCGATCCTTTGATGTGGTTTTACCAAAACCAAGCCTTTCAGGTTCTAAAGGCAAACATGAGCCGAattcagcagcagcagcagcagcagcaaggacAGCCGCAGCAAGGAATGGCACAAAATGGTAACAACAACCAGGCAACCATGATGCAGCAGCAAGCAAGCCAGCAGTCTCTCCGTCAACAGCAGTCCCAActccagcaacagcaacaccagcagcaacagcagcaacagcaacagcaagggcagcagcagcacggAGCGGCCAACAACAATCAAGGCAATAACGACTTCTCGTCTTTTCCCTCCAACATGGAGAGCATCAAGGCCGAGCAAATGAATGGACTTATGGCTCAGCAAGCAGGGCAGATGGTAGTCCCTGCCAACACAGCACAGAACCGCAACCCGACACCCCAGCCGGGACAAAACGCAGCGAACCAACAGGGTCCCCGACCgccacaacaacagcagcctcACCAGAACATGAACATCCAGCAGCAGATGAAGATCAACCAGGCTCAGCAGACTCAAGCACAACTTCAGGCCCAGCAGATGAAGCAGATGCAAAACCAACAAGGGATGGGAGGAAACATGCAAACTTCTCAAAGTCCTGGAATGAACACACTTAATACACCTGTGTCTCGACCTGGGAACAACATGAACCAGGCGGCAGGCCAGGGTGGGGTACAATTTGGAGACCAACGATTCAATCAAGGGGCGCAGCGACCAAACAGCCAGGCTTTCCACCATATGTTGGCTGCTCTACCACAGGAGCAGCGTGCAATCGTGAGCGGTCTGTCCCCAGACAAGTTGAACGAGGTGATGCAGCGTTGGCAGAACAAGCGCCAGGAACAGATGGGACCCAACGGTGGGCAGAACACTCCGGGGCAAATGCCCAACCGTCCTCCTGGACAGATGGGCCAAATGAACCCCAACATGGGCGGTCAAGCACCAGTTGGTATGCAACAGTCACAGGGTGGCGTACCCATGAATGGCAACCAGCAACAAGGACCAATGGCCCGGTTCAACCCCAGTCAGCAATTGGCCATGATGGACTCGATGGATCTGCCACCTCAAGTCCTCACCCAGCTCCAGAACCAGATCCCTCCTGAGATCAAGAAATGGGGACCGCTCAAGGTGTGGCTTCAGCAGAATAACATCCCCCCACACATGCGAAACCAATTGGCGGCGATCCAGCAGAAGCAGTTCCAACTTATTATTCAACGGCGTGCGATGATGccacaacagcagcagcaacagcctcAGGGGCAACAACCAGGACAACAGTTCTCCCCTCAGCAGCAagcccagcagcagcaacaaattGGCCAAAGCACTGCTAACCCAGGCATGCAGCCTGGGGCCGGACCAGGACCTAATTCTCTACAGGCCGCCCGACAGCAGTTCCCGGCTCAGATTCTCCAAGCAGCTCCCCATGAGATTCAGCAGGTTAGAGCATCGAAGCCCCAGTTTGCAACTCTCCCCGAGGAACAATTGCGCCAGATGGTCATCCAAATGAAGAAGCAGGGTTGGATcaaccaacaccagcaacgACTCCAGCAGGCTCAAGTTTCACAACAGGCTCAGCTCCAGGCTACTCGTCAGGGCCAGCAAGGAATGCAGAACCCGATGGGCGTGCCTCAAGCCCCGATGCAACTCCAACAGCCGCCTCAGCCAAACCAGACGCCTCAGACCCAGCCTGTACAAGCATCAGCAGCAATGGGACATAATGCTACTCCTCAACAGGGAGGTCAGAAACAGCCGACCGTTACTCCCGAGCAGATGAGAAACGCCAGACCTCAACCTGTCAACAACCGCGCTCAACCTCCTAACCCATCACCTGCACCCGCAGCCAAGAATCTCAAGCGCCCAAGCAACGACGATGCCCTCGATGTGCCCGAGGCCACAAAGCAAGTACCTGCGAGACCCGCGTCACAGCccaaccaacaacagcagcctcAAGCCGCCAGGCCGATGAACCCCCAGGATCTCTCGTCGCTCACTCCCGACCAACGAGCCCAGCTACTGAAGGTGCAGATGAGCAGGGCTGGCATACAACAACCCGGCAATGAAACCATGGCACGCCTCAAAGCGCTTGGACAGGAGGAACAACGCAAGTCGATGCAGGAGGTTATGAATGATATTCCCATGTCCCAAGAGGAGCACAACGAGATGGCTGCCAAGCTCACCAAGATTGTGGTGGACATGACCAAGATTGGTCGTGGCCTGACCAAGTGGTACAACATCACACGCGACGACACACGCGCGAAATTATTCTTCCGAATG CGATGGAGGATTTTGAAACAGTTTGCCGACGGTGACAAGATGTCTATTCTCAAGAACTCATTCTCGATCGACTCCGCCGAGATCGCCGAGGCTCGTGTTGTGCTTGAGGGCATGGCCAAGGATCTGGCTGCTGAGATGATGGCCAGAAACATGAGCATGGCTAAACAACACGTCACACCTCCAGTTCAGAACGCACAGCCTGTCCAACCACCACAAGCAGTGCCTCAACCGTCTCAACCTCGTCAGACAGTACCAGTGGTCGAAAATGCTCGCAGGGGCAGTGCCGCCAAGGGAGGCAACAAGGGATCACAGGTACCGCCAGCCCCTACGACCACCCAAGCGCCCTACGAGTTTGGCGCAGGTAACCCTACCTATGTTGGAAAGCCTCCGGTAATCGACTTGGTTCTGCCTCCGTCACGCAAGAAACCGAGACCCAACGGAACACCTACTCAGGCCGCCACTCCTTCGCctaaagccggcaagaaggCGTCTCCCGATGCTCGAAGAGTGTCGGAAACCCAAGTTGCTCACAGACCGGTACTCACTTGCAAGGAACCCGAATGCGAGTTTTCGACAACTGGTTACAGCACTGAGCAAGCTCTTCAGCAGCATATCCTTGAGGAACATACGAAACCACGGGAGGATCCTCTGAAGTTTGTTCAAGAAAATTTGGCCCTGGCCTTGGGACTTGAGCCCGATGGTTCAAAGAAGGCTGAAGCGGCCTCGATGAGCGTCGCCAACTCCAAGCAAGGGCAGACACCCATTACCACGGCAGCCACCCCTGTGTTCAATGATGGCAACATGAAGCGATCGGCTAGCAGCATGGGCAAGCCTCAAGATAACAAGGCTGGTGTCAAGGCTGGTGCGACCCCTAAGCAGGTCGATGTTAAACCGGTTGACCCCATGACCACTGATCCATGGGCCAATGCCAACATCGATCCCGAGATGCTGGTCAGCAACCTTGGAGTCGagcgtggaaatggaatttATGATAACCCATTCTACGACTACAACGCCCTCAGCTATTTGACACCCAGGGACACCCCCGAGTCTGCCAAGGACACTGGCAGTAGCGAGCCCAACAGCGATATTCCCGACAGCACAAGCCTTGAGGTCAACTTTGATTGGCACAATGTGGATTCCGATTTATTACGCAACATGGGCAACACCAACGGTGGCAATATTAACGATATGCTGGCTGCGGATGCTGCATTGCTGTTTGACCAGCCATCTCTACAGGAACCAGACTGGGACGACGTCAAGATGGACTGTTCAAAGCCCTTCCAATTCGACACTAGCCAACATTATTACATGGCTACTTCATAA
- a CDS encoding hypothetical protein (TransMembrane:7 (o37-57i64-82o94-117i137-159o171-190i211-233o248-267i)), translating to MPYNYSIDPQDAFGSDSPCDLDTCPIDWSLYGYRPSLAANIVFVVLFSLIGIVHLYLGIRWKSWGFMTGMLLGCMSEVIGYVGRIMMWYNPFSFNAFMIQIVCLTVAPVFYTASIYVTLSKAINYFSPELSRFKPQLFIWIFIPFDIVCLILQAAGGAMSTESDSTVGVDVSMAGLALQVIVLVAFIVAFSDYMIRYWRSGQAQAFGWRMIAFFVGLSASIILILTRCIYRVAELREGYDGELIKHEIPFIILEGVVIVIAAVALFFGHPGLVFNKSEITNSVSQTEKGIASGSDTNN from the exons ATGCCTTACAACTATTCCATCGACCCTCAAGACGCCTTTGGCTCTGACTCTCCTTGCGATCTCGACACTTGCCCCATCGACTGGAGTCTTTACGGTTACCGACCTTCTCTCGCTGCCAACATTGTCTTTGTcgttctcttttctctcatcGGTATCGTGCACCTTTATCTCGGTATTCGATGGAAAAGCTGGGGTTTCATGACTGGTATGCTTTTGGGCTGCATGTCTGAAGTTATCGGTTATGTTGGTCGTATCATGATGTGGTACAACCCCTTTTCTTTCAACGCTTTCATGATCCAGATTG TCTGTCTTACCGTCGCTCCCGTCTTCTACACTGCCTCCATCTACGTCACCCTCTCCAAAGCAATCAACTACTTTTCTCCTGAGCTCTCCCGCTTCAAGCCTCAGCTCTTCATCTGGATCTTCATCCCCTTCGATATCGTCTGTTTGATCCTCCAAGCCGCTGGTGGTGCCATGTCCACCGAAAGCGACAGCAccgttggtgttgatgtctCCATGGCCGGTCTTGCCCTCCAGGTCATTGTCCTCGTTGCTTTCATCGTCGCCTTCTCCGACTACATGATCCGATACTGGCGATCTGGGCAGGCTCAGGCTTTTGGTTGGCGCATGATTGCTTTCTTTGTTGGTCTCTCTGCTTCCATCATTCTCATCCTCACTCGATGTATCTACCGTGTTGCTGAGCTCCGCGAGGGATACGATGGTGAGCTGATCAAGCATGAGATTCCTttcatcatccttgaggGTGTTGTCATTGTTATTGCCGCTGTTGCTCTCTTCTTTGGTCACCCTGGTCTTGTATTCAACAAGTCTGAGATTACCAACTCTGTCTCTCAGACTGAGAAGGGCATCGCTTCAGGCTCAGATACCAACAACTAA
- a CDS encoding hypothetical protein (TransMembrane:10 (o56-75i108-131o137-156i168-189o219-240i252-274o294-313i334-354o360-378i398-424o)), which yields MSSSTKEVIVVEDPVFGSTGQDGPNYRALGWVSTFALMTKTQIGLGVLSIPMSFDILGLIPGMFTLCFIGVITGWSNYMVGVFKQNHPDVYTIDDAGFKMFGRYGREFFAVSFMLNWIFISGSAMLGISIAFNAVSRHAACTAVFVAIAALLTFAFASIRTLGKIGWLAWIGLVCIMTAIFTVTIAVTLEDQPAVARSLGVVDWEPDWKLFGNPSVQQAFSAVGCQVFAFAGTPAFFSIVAEMRDPGLYTRALICSQSVVATVYIIIGCIVYIYCGSYVASPALGSAGPLIKKICYGFALPGLLVTAMIVTHIPAKYVFLRILRGSEHLHRNSLVHWGTWLGCTAGITVTAYIIASAIPIFGSLVSLIGSTFGTLLCFQPYGCMWLYDNWGKNRGKGWMLMVGWSVLVIIVGTAVMIGGTWGTILDIIRESRTSTGSAWSCDDNS from the exons ATGTCTTCTTCCACAAAGGAAgttattgttgttgaggatcctGTCTTTGGCAGTACCGGTCAAGATGGCCCAAACTATCGTGCT CTCGGTTGGGTGTCTACATTTGCACTTATGACAAAAACACAGATTGGTCTCGGCGTTTTATCGATCCCTATGAGCTTTGATATCCTTGGCCTTATCCCTGGCATGTTTACTCTGTGTTTTATCGGTGTAATTACCGGGTGGTCCAACTACATGGTTGGCGTTTTCAAGCAAAACCACCCCGACGTATATACGATTGACGACGCTGGATTCAAAATGTTTGGACGGTATGGACGCGAGTTTTTTGCAGTCAGTTTCATGCTCA ATTGGATTTTTATCTCTGGATCAGCCATGTTGGGAATATCAATCGCCTTCAACGCCGTTTCAAGGCATGCCGCATGCACCGCTGTCTTCGTCGCAATCGCTGCTCTCCTCACCTTCGCCTTTGCAAGCATCAGGACTCTTGGCAAGATAGGATGGCTTGCCTGGATTGGCCTTGTTTGCATCATGACCGCCATCTTTACCGTCACCATTGCTGTTACGCTCGAAGATCAACCCGCCGTAGCTAGGTCTCTTGGTGTCGTTGATTGGGAGCCAGACTGGAAACTATTCGGCAATCCCAGCGTCCAGCAGGCCTTCAGTGCAGTCGGTTGTCAAgtctttgcctttgctgGCACGCCCGCCTTTTTCTCCATAGTGGCAGAGATGCGCGATCCCGGACTTTACACCCGCGCCTTGATTTGTTCTCAATCAGTTGTGGCTACAGTGTACATTATCATTGGATGCATTGTCTACATCTACTGCGGCTCTTATGTTGCATCCCCTGCACTAGGCTCAGCTGGTCCCTTGATAAAGAAAATCTGTTATGGATTTGCCCTTCCTGGACTACTTGTTACTGCCATGATCGTCACTCAT ATCCCGGCAAAGTACGTCTTCCTCCGTATCCTCCGTGGTTCTGAGCATTTGCACCGCAACAGTCTCGTCCATTGGGGAACTTGGCTTGGCTGTACAGCCGGTATTACCGTGACTGCATACATTATCGCAAGCGCCATCCCCATCTTTGGCTCTCTTGTGTCACTCATCGGTTCAACCTTTGGTACTTTGCTCTGCTTCCAGCCATATGGATGTATGTGGCTCTATGACAATTGGGGCAAGAACCGCGGCAAGGGATGGATGCTCATGGTTGGCTGGAGCGTATTGGTCATAATTGTAGGTACAGCTGTTATGATAGGAGGTACCTGGGGCACAATCTTGGACATTATCAGGGAGAGCCGCACATCGACGGGTTCTGCGTGGTCGTGTGATGATAACTCCTGA
- a CDS encoding hypothetical protein (MEROPS:MER0003374~BUSCO:19727at5125), producing the protein MAPPQEALDFVDFVNASPTPYHAVQSASTRFEKAGFKLIRERDSWASTLRPGGKYYLTRNASTIVAFTIGRKWRPGNPVAIVGAHTDSPCLRLKPVSKKTNVGFLQIGVETYGGGIWTSWFDRDLSIAGRVLVKEGENFVQKLVKVDKPLVRIPTLAIHLHRQTNFDPNKETELFPIAGLVAAELNKGVKEKSEEKKDEDEEEEFKPLKVITERHHPQVLDVIAAEAGVDVSAIVDFELVLYDTQKSCIGGLADEFIFSPRLDNLGMTYCSVEGLIESVKDESSLEDDSTIRLTVCFDHEEIGSTSAQGANSNLLPAVIRRLSVLPGNRDASSEGSYEAVHHEGEEATAYEQTLSRSFLVSADMAHSVHPNYAGKYESSHQPAMNGGTVVKINANQRYATNSPGIVLIEECARTAGVPLQLFVVRNDSPCGSTIGPGLAAALGMRTLDLGNPQLSMHSIRETGGTADVGYGIRLFKEFFEKYGSLEPKILID; encoded by the exons ATGGCACCCCCTCAGGAAGCTCTTGACTTTGTCGACTTTGTCAATGCGTCACCAACTC CTTATCACGCCGTTCAATCTGCATCAACCCGCTTCGAAAAGGCTGGCTTCAAGCTTATCCGTGAGCGCGACTCGTGGGCTTCGACCCTTCGTCCCGGCGGAAAGTACTATCTTACTCGAAATGCATCCACTATAGTTGCTTTCACTATCGGCCGAAAGTGGCGTCCCGGTAACCCTGTCGCCATCGTTGGTGCTCATACCGATTCTCCCTGCCTTCGACTGAAGCCTGTTTCTAAAAAGACCAACGTCGGCTTCCTCCAAATCGGTGTCGAGACATATGGTGGTGGTATCTGGACCTCGTGGTTCGACCGTGACCTGAGTATCGCCGGTCGTGTTCTGGTCAAGGAAGGCGAAAACTTTGTTCAGAAGCTTGTAAAGGTCGACAAGCCTTTGGTGAGGATTCCAACCCTTGCTATCCACCTCCACCGACAGACCAACTTCGATCCCAACAAGGAAACCGAGCTTTTCCCCATTGCGGGACTTGTGGCAGCCGAGCTGAACAAGGGTGTTAAGGAAAAGTctgaggagaagaaagacgaggacgaggaagaggagttCAAGCCCCTGAAGGTGATCACTGAACGACACCACCCTCAGGTCCTCGATGTTATTGCAGCCGAGGCAGGAGTTGATGTCTCTGCTATTGTGGACTTTGAACTTGTGCTCTACGACACTCAAAAGTCATGCATCGGTGGTCTTGCCGACGAGTTCATCTTCTCTCCCCGTCTTGACAACCTTGGCATGACATATTGTTCAGTAGAGGGGCTCATCGAGTCGGTCAAGGACGAGTCTTCTCTTGAGGATGATAGCACTATTCGTTTGACTGTCTGCTTCGATCACGAAGAGATTGGTTCTACATCTGCCCAGGGTGCCAACTCTAACTTACTGCCAGCTGTTATCCGCCGCCTCTCAGTTCTTCCTGGAAACAGGGATGCCTCTAGTGAGGGTAGCTACGAGGCTGTCCACCATGAGGGCGAGGAAGCTACTGCATACGAGCAGACTCTATCGAGATCGTTCCTCGTATCTGCTGATATGGCTCATTCTGTACACCCCAACTATGCTGGGAAGTACGAGTCGTCTCATCAGCCAGCCATGAACGGTGGCACTGTCGTCAAGATCAATGCTAACCAACGATATGCCACCAACTCGCCTGGAATCGTTCTTATTGAGGAGTGTGCTCGCACAGCTGGTGTCCCTCTTCAACTTTTCGTCGTTAGGAACGACTCGCCCTGCGGTAGCACCATTGGCCCTGGTCTCGCTGCTGCTCTGGGTATGCGAACACTGGATCTCGGCAACCCGCAGCTCAGCATGCACAGCATCCGTGAGACCGGAGGTACTGCAGATGTAGGCTACGGCATCCGGCTATTTAAGGAGTTCTTTGAGAAGTATGGATCTTTGGAGCCCAAGATTCTCATTGATTAA
- a CDS encoding hypothetical protein (TransMembrane:1 (n4-12c17/18o338-360i)) produces MRYSTAAAALLATGAMAHYDEVSKVYETKRVTITSCGPEVTNCPARSTVVSTTSYPVPPQVTSAQQGADTTEAYEVPEVPATTEAPEAPATTEAPMTTSTIYSTNIKTITSCGPEVTNCPATGGTPVVVTETIAVSTTVCPVEPTGGSEKPGQPETPEQPGKPEQPETPEQPEKPEQPETPGQPEQPPAPPAQTQPEQPPAPPAQTKPVVPEQPGQPGNGTVPQPPPVYPNPPATESGAKPVVPPTPVPGQPEECVPSQSVTAITKEYTTVLTSVEYSTIQVPCATGTNPATPEQPENPQNPGEPEVPAPTGPAVPPPATTPIGGGNQTIPTPPAVTAGAATFAGSAFFAAVACIAAFIMV; encoded by the exons ATGCGTTACTCTACTGCCGCCGCTGCTCTCCTGGCCACTGGTGCCATGGCCCACTACGATGAGGTTTCCAAGGTCTACGAGACCAAGCGAGTCACCATCACCTCTTGCGGACCTGAGGTCACCAACTGCCCTGCTCGATCTACCGTCGTCAGCACCACCTCTTACCCCGTCCCTCCCCAGGTCACCTCTGCTCAGCAGGGCGCTGACACCACTGAGGCCTACGAGGTCCCTGAGGTTCCCGCTACCACCGAGGCTCCTGAGGCTCCTGCCACCACTGAGGCTCCCATGACCACCTCTACCATCTACTCCACCAACATCAAGACCATCACTTCTTGCGGTCCCGAGGTCACCAACTGCCCCGCCACTGGTGGCACTCCCGTTGTCGTTACCGAGACCATTGCTGTCTCTACCACCGTCTGCCCTGTCGAGCCTACCGGTGGCAGCGAGAAGCCCGGCCAGCCCGAGACTCCTGAGCAGCCCGGAAAGCCTGAGCAGCCCGAGACCCCCGAGCAGCCTGAGAAGCCTGAGCAGCCCGAGACTCCTGGCCAGCCCGAGCAACCTCCTGCTCCCCCTGCCCAGACCCAGCCCGAGCAGCCTCCCGCTCCTCCTGCTCAGACCAAGCCTGTTGTTCCTGAGCAGCCAGGCCAGCCCGGTAACGGCACCGTTCCTCAGCCTCCTCCCGTCTACCCCAACCCTCCCGCTACCGAGAGTGGAGCCAAGCCTGTCGTTCCTCCCACTCCTGTCCCCGGCCAGCCCGAGGAGTGTGTTCCTTCTCAGTCTGTGACTGCTATCACCAAGGAGTACACCACCGTCCTCACCAGCGTTGAGTACTCTACCATCCAGGTTCCTTGCGCCACTGGCACCAACCCTGCCACTCCCGAGCAGCCTGAGAACCCCCAGAACCCTGGCGAGCCTGAGGTTCCTGCTCCTACCGGACCTGCTGTTCCTCCTCCCGCTACTACCCCCATCGGTGGTGGCAACCAGAC CATTCCTACTCCTCCCGCTGTCACTGCTGGTGCCGCTACCTTTGCCGGCTCCGCTTTCTTCGCTGCCGTCGCTTGTATCGCCGCTTTCATCATGGTTTAA